The genomic window ATAATTGTTTTTGTCAGTCTCATCTTAGATGTGACTTAAAACTTTCTCTTTAACCATAGCTTGAAGATCATGATTTTAAGCCTCTGGACCCCAAAGACATCCGCCCACTGTCCCCAAAACCTCACAGTGACCGCCTGCTGGCTGCGGTGGAGGCGTTTTATAGCCAGCCGTCCCACGACAGACCCAGAAATAGGTGACGCCAATGTGAcagagttttttttaaaaattgtttttatttaaaatttaatttgtaaTGACATGAAAACAATCATTTTTCCAGTGAGGGTTGGGAACACAATAATCTGTACGAGTTCTTCCGGGCCAAAACGAGAGCGAGGCGGAAAAAGGAACAAGAAAACTGCAACAGGTGGGGAAGAAATGAACTGTTGTAATGTATTCTatcaactattttaaactattaaGGTGAGAAACTGCAgttgaatagggtaaaaaaaaaaattatactaaacACAACAAATTTTAGAACaacttgaactaaaattaaaatgggagctgaaaatatataaaaaactaatttGAAATGCTATGATAGTATACtacaattattaaaactaaaacggACATCATAATGtgctaaatatataaaaaaaagataaatataacaACATAACATTGGtaaaattttaacatttaaaatgaaagctgaaaataatacaaaaatcaaAATATGAATAAGTGCCATAATCGTATACTGAAATAgttgaaatctaaaaaaaaaacactgcatataaatatacaaactaataaaaatgacaaaattataaCAATTCAAATGAATGAAggaaataaaatgtaatacatttcttAATTTAGATTCTCACTCTAGATCCCAATCCAGATCCCGCTCTCGTTCTTGCTCCTATCCCAGCCATAGGAAGTTGTTGAACAGATTTTTGACTTTCTCCCATAGGAGCAAGAGTCGGTCCAGATCCAAGTCCCGAAGTCGCTCCCACTCCAGGTGTGGCACTGGATCACGCTCCAGATCCAAGTCCCAAACTCGCTCCCGCTCCAGATCACGCTCCAGATCTCACTCCAGATCAGTCTGCACATCCAAGTCCCAAACTCGCTCCCGCTCCAGATCACACTCCAGATCTCGCTCCAGATCTCACTCCAGATCACTCTGCACATCCAAGTCCCGAAGTTGCTCCCGCTCCAGATCTCGCTCCAGATTACGCTACAGATCACTCTCCAGATCCAAGCCCCGAAGTTGCTCCCGCTCCAGATCACGCTCCAGATCTCGCTCCAGATTACGCTACAGGTCACTCTCCAGATCCAAGTCCCGAAGTTGCTTCCGCTTCAGATCACGCTCCAGATTACGCTACAGATCACTTTCCAGATCCAAGTTCCGAAGTCGCTCCCGCTCCAGATCACTCTCCAGATCCAAGTCCCGAAGTCGCTTCCGCTTCAGATCTCGCTCCAGATTACGCTACAGATCACTCTCCAAATCCAAGTCTCGAAGTCGCTCCAACTCAAGATCATGCTCCAGATCAAGATCTCCAGACAAGAGGTGTCACCTTCCAAAATCAAGCAATCAAACGCCACCGTAAGTCGATCTGCTTTTGTTTCTCAAATCCAgtttgctgctttttttttttgtgatcctttctgcatagttttttttttttacattttattttgtattatttgaaagttaattattatatatttttttattaatcataaaaaatattcaaaaggaGTAACtgtgacatttttattttgtgaatttatttatttatttattttattttattttcactcaTCACTAGCTCTGAAATTTAAATCTAAACCAATCCTCCAAAATCCCACTACAAagtatattattgtatttttggtcACAAATCTTCTCCGTATTGATGTTGACCTTTATAAGTTAAATAttgtaactaaaactaaatttgaaaaaatttaaaaaaagtgtattCCATCCTGATTGAAAtgtttatgattgtatttatttatttatgcatttattattattgtttttttttgtccgaTAGTTTTTTCCTCCACATTTACTTTGACCTTCATAAGTCAAATTTTGTGACTAAAGCTGCaggattgaaaaaaataaataaaacaaaaatgattaGTGGTTTAATTATTGCTGTCATGCCATCTGacataaaaattgtttaaattaaaataaatgcatacaaaTGAATGCAGATTTTGCCTGATAACGATCATTCTACCTAATAAATATAAGTAAATTGATCCAATCCAAATAGCGATTTAGCATGACGTTGACATGAAATATGGTCTCTCCACAGCTCCACACCTGGTTTGGGTTCAGGCCCTGCTGTGTTACCTGCTGACCTCAGGCTGGGCGAAGAAAACAAGGGCTATCAGATGCTCATGAAGATGGGTAAGTGATCAATGAACACTGCATAAACAACTTTCTTCATTGATGCAGCACTAAATCTTCTGTTCATTTTGCAGGCTGGAGCGGATCAGGAGGTCTTGGTGCTAAAGAACAGGGCATTCAAGACCCTATCAAAGGAGGAGACATCCGGGACAAGTGGAACAAGTATAAAGGAGTGGGAGTCCCACTGGACGACCCATATGTAAACTACAGGCGAAACAAAGGCTACCATTTTGTCACAAGGAGGAAAGAACGAGAAAAAGGTGTTGGTGTGTGTAAAAGAGACCCTAATGTTAGCAGATGTTTTGGCAAGTCAATCATCACTAATACTGATGCCAATACTTAGAGTTAGGGGTTTGTTCTAATAATTAAACTCATTAATTATGACCAAGTATCTTTTTTGTCCTCAGTAAGCAGAGACCCACAGGATCCCCCCAGCACAGAGTGATCACCCATCACACATGGTCTGTATTTTTTTACTGTAGATGTCATAAAGCTGTTTTTCACATTTGTTTGGACAATTTATCTTGTTCCTTTTTGTAGTAAAAGGCATCCA from Garra rufa chromosome 7, GarRuf1.0, whole genome shotgun sequence includes these protein-coding regions:
- the LOC141338930 gene encoding calcium homeostasis endoplasmic reticulum protein-like → MINNTVVLLIKPWIFLHSQRGNQRDLWAALQKVVVPIYCTSFLAVEEDEQQKITCLLQLWEKKGYFDDVTIQQLQSPALGLRQYQASLMREYAPVVRPIQIFFQQQIQTLKTRHEEFVNNLKRQQTAAGAGMNTQGWFNAQHNIPVWNPQQPLPLDPTQALPPCPPWNSQEGMWNEQRNPNWGGPRDGGPTGPWSGQFNQLPWSNQSDQPPLWGQREPPFHMQHPSHFCGPSPPHQQSPPFSQPPAHFMQDKVPPQHHFERPPYPPHHFSHPQEDFPGEIGPLPHHHPDQRISSPELSDPGMSDLGENLSHVIPDDPCLSNVPYFDLPAGLMVPLVKLEDHDFKPLDPKDIRPLSPKPHSDRLLAAVEAFYSQPSHDRPRNSEGWEHNNLYEFFRAKTRARRKKEQENCNRSKSRSRSKSRSRSHSRCGTGSRSRSKSQTRSRSRSRSRSHSRSVCTSKSQTRSRSRSHSRSRSRSHSRSLCTSKSRSCSRSRSRSRLRYRSLSRSKPRSCSRSRSRSRSRSRLRYRSLSRSKSRSCFRFRSRSRLRYRSLSRSKFRSRSRSRSLSRSKSRSRFRFRSRSRLRYRSLSKSKSRSRSNSRSCSRSRSPDKRCHLPKSSNQTPPSTPGLGSGPAVLPADLRLGEENKGYQMLMKMGWSGSGGLGAKEQGIQDPIKGGDIRDKWNKYKGVGVPLDDPYVNYRRNKGYHFVTRRKEREKGVVSRDPQDPPSTE